The following proteins are encoded in a genomic region of Leptolyngbya ohadii IS1:
- a CDS encoding DUF4347 domain-containing protein encodes MTFSFAIATHPGLLPSTSIASLPSTLVVIDPNVADYQVLAAGVLPGISAVILDGDCSGVEQITAALLQNPGITSVHLVTHGAPGVIYLGNELLNLDSIARYSKELQSWGVESLFIYGCKVAAGDVGTEFLHKLQHLTGAAIAASTTKTGNAALGGNWNLEVTIGNPQSLLVFDQAVQQYAGVLELLNTDDYAALKALYQSTNGANWTDNTGWRDWDFNSTTSPDLSVVSQWKGVELWGDRVASLYLHLNNLSGTIPSELGNLSILYSLDLSANQLSGTIPSSLGSLSSLASLNLGENQLSGAIPVELGNLSKLGFLVLGTNNLSGTIPSQLGNLNNLGSLYLDSNALSGNIPDSILNRLNPFPFPVPGKFNQYNLNNVPFVTAIAAQSMVEDQSLTLSVSVSDIDRGSNDTNLTLTAVSDNSTLIDAATGISVTGTGSDRTITITPITGKSGTTTITITLQDGSGEQTIKTFALTVEPRLNTDDYVALKALYQSTGGANWTDNTGWKDWDFNSDTPPALSVVSQWYGVRLAGDHLTNLDLSNNNLSGSIPSEMGNFEGMLDISLANNSLSGNIPAELGNLSSLLFLYLTDNQLSGSIPIQLGNLSNLKQLYLNNNQLSGSIPTELGNISTLEFLLLSNNQLSGDIPQAIKNQIDQGLFYYDFNNAPFVTSIADQSTTMNNPITLNVSVSDIDVEDNDPNLTLSVTSSNTALIDSNGISVTGNGSDRTITLTPISGQIGTATITMTLQDSGNEQTVKTFELTVDGTLNADDYAALKVLYQSTDGANWTDNTGWKDWDFNSATPPALSVVSQWKGVGWTDGCITSLSLHLNNLVGSIPAELSNLSSVSSIDLGANQLSGTIPTSLSSLSHLGYLNLSENQLSGTIPVDLNNLSNLSYLNLGTNRLTGTIPSQLGDLENLSSLYLNNNALSGDIPTSILNRLFPVPVFFPLPGKISNYNFNNVPFVTAIADQSTPLNQPLTLNVSVSDIDKGSNDTNLTLSVTSSDSTVIQDSDISVTGSGSTRTITLTPTIGQPGTATITMTLKDGSAEQTIKTFNLTVSGTLNADDYAALKALYQSTDGANWTDNTGWRDWDFSSTTPPAVSVVSQWEGVTLTGDRVTALSLISNQLSGTLPAEFVNLSELKALDLSHNQLSGSIPVELGNLTKLEQLNLEDNQLSDGIPTQFGNLSNLVYLNLASNPLSGTLPATLGNLSNLNELILHSNQLSGSVPTSFGNLSNLKTLNLYENQLTGSIPTELSNLTSLTALRLYDNQLSGSIPSSLGNLSNLMFLNVANNQLSGSVPSELGNLSNLVRLNLFKNQLSSSIPAELGNLNKLSLFNLSYNQLSGSIPSELSNLTSLTQFYLNDNQLSGTVPQALLNKLGSLTNYDLGNAPFVTAIANQTTTSTQPLTLTLSISDIDATDNADPTVLTLKAISNNSALIGESGISVSGTGSDRILTLTPTAGQTGTATITLTLQDDSGEKTEKTFTVTVNASLVSTPPTTDPTSGTGTTTLTVTPISSITSLFNATKGEFVVSDALLSLNEETLPSGDLFRLRNGTLKADTLRGTGVNEAMFGKAQNDQIKGQGSNDCLSGGKGNDLLDGGAGNDLIFGDAGNDTLVGGTGNNILIGGTGGDRITTGTGSDQVAFAKPIGGKNIDTITDFNVQTDHIVVLAAGFGGGLVAGQAISATQFRTGTKAIGVNDRFIYNRKTGDLFFDADGSGAGKVITFTHLKAGLNLSYQTIVVV; translated from the coding sequence ATGACTTTTTCCTTTGCGATCGCAACTCATCCTGGTCTCTTACCATCTACTTCGATTGCTTCTCTCCCTTCTACGCTAGTTGTCATTGATCCGAACGTTGCGGATTATCAAGTTCTGGCTGCTGGGGTACTTCCAGGGATCAGTGCTGTGATTTTAGATGGCGATTGCAGTGGAGTGGAACAAATTACAGCCGCTCTTCTGCAAAATCCTGGCATTACCAGTGTGCATCTGGTGACGCATGGTGCCCCTGGTGTAATTTATCTCGGCAACGAACTATTGAACCTGGACTCGATCGCTCGCTATTCTAAAGAGTTGCAATCCTGGGGAGTGGAGTCGCTGTTCATCTACGGGTGCAAAGTGGCAGCGGGAGATGTAGGAACAGAATTTTTGCACAAGTTACAGCATTTGACGGGAGCGGCAATTGCCGCATCCACCACTAAAACAGGCAATGCGGCTTTGGGTGGAAACTGGAATTTAGAAGTAACCATTGGTAATCCGCAGTCGTTACTCGTGTTTGACCAGGCAGTCCAGCAGTATGCAGGTGTGCTAGAACTTCTCAACACAGACGATTATGCTGCCCTAAAAGCGTTATATCAAAGCACAAATGGAGCGAATTGGACAGACAACACAGGTTGGAGAGATTGGGATTTTAATAGCACAACTTCCCCTGATCTAAGTGTGGTGAGCCAGTGGAAGGGTGTGGAGTTGTGGGGCGATCGGGTAGCATCGCTGTATTTGCATCTCAATAACCTCAGTGGCACAATTCCCTCTGAGTTAGGCAACTTAAGTATTTTATATAGTCTTGATTTGAGCGCAAACCAATTGAGCGGCACGATCCCAAGCAGCTTAGGCAGCTTGAGTAGTTTAGCTTCTTTGAATCTGGGTGAGAACCAACTGAGTGGTGCGATTCCGGTTGAGTTGGGAAACTTGAGCAAGCTAGGTTTTCTGGTCCTGGGCACAAACAATTTGAGTGGCACGATTCCATCTCAATTGGGCAATTTGAATAATCTGGGCAGCCTCTACCTGGATAGCAACGCTCTGAGCGGAAACATCCCTGATTCAATTTTGAATCGATTAAATCCTTTCCCTTTCCCTGTACCTGGAAAGTTTAACCAATACAACCTTAACAATGTTCCCTTTGTCACGGCGATCGCTGCTCAGTCAATGGTTGAAGATCAGTCACTAACGTTAAGTGTCTCCGTTAGTGACATTGACCGGGGAAGCAACGATACGAATCTCACATTGACGGCTGTTTCTGATAACTCCACCTTGATCGATGCCGCAACTGGCATTTCTGTGACAGGAACAGGGAGCGATCGCACGATCACCATCACTCCGATCACCGGAAAAAGCGGAACAACCACCATTACCATAACGCTGCAAGATGGGAGCGGTGAACAGACTATAAAAACTTTTGCTCTAACGGTAGAGCCACGCCTCAATACCGATGATTATGTTGCCCTGAAAGCACTCTATCAAAGTACAGGGGGCGCAAACTGGACAGACAATACAGGCTGGAAAGACTGGGATTTCAATAGTGATACTCCACCCGCGTTGAGTGTGGTGAGCCAGTGGTATGGCGTGAGGTTAGCGGGCGATCACCTCACTAATTTAGATCTATCTAACAACAACCTGAGCGGCAGTATCCCATCGGAGATGGGTAATTTCGAGGGTATGCTTGACATTAGCCTGGCTAACAATAGCTTGAGCGGGAACATTCCTGCTGAACTGGGAAATCTCAGCAGCTTGCTGTTTCTTTACCTCACTGACAATCAACTCAGTGGCAGCATTCCCATCCAATTAGGAAATCTCAGCAACCTCAAACAGCTTTACCTTAACAATAATCAACTGAGCGGCAGCATTCCCACTGAACTCGGGAACATCAGCACTTTGGAATTCCTTCTCCTCAGTAACAATCAACTGAGTGGAGACATTCCTCAAGCAATCAAAAATCAAATAGACCAAGGACTTTTCTACTACGACTTTAATAATGCACCGTTTGTTACGTCGATCGCTGACCAATCCACTACCATGAACAATCCAATAACGTTGAATGTGTCAGTCAGCGATATTGACGTAGAAGACAATGACCCCAATCTGACACTTAGTGTTACTTCGAGTAACACTGCTCTAATTGATAGTAATGGTATCTCTGTTACAGGTAATGGAAGCGATCGCACCATTACTCTCACCCCCATCAGTGGGCAAATCGGAACAGCTACCATTACGATGACGCTGCAAGACAGCGGCAATGAACAGACGGTCAAAACCTTTGAACTAACAGTAGACGGAACTCTCAATGCCGATGACTATGCTGCCCTAAAAGTGTTGTATCAAAGCACCGATGGAGCAAACTGGACAGACAATACAGGCTGGAAAGACTGGGATTTTAATAGCGCCACTCCCCCTGCTTTAAGCGTGGTGAGCCAGTGGAAAGGAGTGGGCTGGACGGACGGATGCATCACATCACTGAGTTTGCATCTCAATAACCTCGTTGGCTCAATTCCCGCTGAATTAAGCAACTTAAGCAGTGTCAGTAGTATTGATTTGGGTGCAAACCAGTTGAGTGGCACCATTCCAACCAGTTTAAGCAGCCTGAGTCACTTAGGTTATTTAAATCTGAGTGAGAATCAACTGAGCGGCACGATTCCAGTTGATTTAAACAACTTGAGCAACCTCAGCTATCTCAACCTGGGTACGAACCGTTTAACTGGTACGATTCCATCTCAATTAGGCGATTTGGAAAATCTGAGCAGCCTTTACCTGAATAACAACGCTTTGAGTGGAGACATTCCTACTTCAATTCTGAACCGATTATTTCCTGTACCTGTGTTTTTTCCTCTACCTGGAAAGATTTCAAATTATAACTTTAACAATGTTCCCTTTGTCACGGCGATCGCCGACCAATCTACCCCTCTCAACCAACCCTTAACCCTGAATGTCTCAGTCAGCGATATCGATAAGGGAAGTAATGACACCAACCTGACGCTGAGCGTAACCTCCAGTGACTCAACTGTGATCCAAGACAGTGACATTTCCGTGACGGGCAGTGGAAGCACTCGCACCATTACACTCACCCCAACGATTGGGCAACCTGGAACCGCTACGATCACAATGACTCTGAAAGATGGCAGCGCTGAACAGACCATCAAAACCTTTAATTTAACTGTAAGCGGAACTCTCAATGCTGATGATTATGCTGCCCTAAAAGCGTTGTATCAAAGTACGGATGGAGCCAACTGGACAGACAATACAGGTTGGAGAGACTGGGACTTTAGCAGTACGACTCCTCCTGCTGTAAGTGTGGTGAGCCAGTGGGAGGGCGTGACGTTGACGGGCGATCGCGTCACGGCGTTGAGCTTAATATCAAACCAACTGAGTGGCACCCTACCTGCGGAGTTCGTGAATTTAAGCGAACTGAAAGCTCTTGATTTATCTCATAACCAACTGAGTGGCAGTATTCCAGTAGAGTTAGGTAACCTGACCAAATTGGAACAGCTCAATCTCGAAGACAACCAGCTGAGTGACGGCATTCCAACCCAGTTCGGTAACCTCAGTAACCTGGTTTATCTTAACCTCGCTAGCAATCCGTTGAGCGGAACCCTTCCCGCCACCCTAGGTAACCTCAGTAACCTGAACGAACTGATTCTACACAGTAATCAACTGAGCGGCAGCGTCCCGACATCATTCGGGAATCTAAGTAATCTAAAAACGCTCAACCTATACGAGAATCAATTGACGGGCAGTATTCCCACCGAGTTGAGCAACCTCACCAGCCTAACGGCACTCAGACTGTACGATAATCAACTGAGCGGCAGTATTCCCTCTAGTCTCGGTAACCTAAGTAATTTGATGTTCCTGAATGTTGCCAATAATCAACTGAGCGGTTCTGTTCCGTCTGAGTTGGGCAACCTTAGCAATTTGGTCAGGCTCAACCTGTTCAAAAATCAACTGAGCAGCAGTATTCCAGCAGAACTCGGTAACTTGAATAAATTGAGTCTTTTCAACCTCTCTTATAACCAATTGAGTGGTAGTATTCCGTCGGAGTTGAGCAACCTCACTAGCCTGACTCAATTTTATCTGAATGACAACCAGCTCAGCGGAACTGTACCTCAAGCACTTCTGAATAAGCTAGGCAGTTTAACGAACTACGACTTAGGTAACGCACCGTTTGTTACCGCGATCGCCAATCAAACCACCACATCTACTCAGCCACTCACCCTCACTCTATCCATCAGTGATATTGATGCCACTGACAATGCAGATCCAACAGTGCTGACGTTGAAAGCAATTTCCAATAATTCAGCGTTGATTGGAGAGAGCGGAATTTCGGTTTCGGGTACGGGGAGCGATCGCATCCTTACCCTTACCCCAACTGCCGGACAAACAGGTACTGCAACGATTACTCTGACCCTCCAGGACGACAGTGGTGAGAAGACCGAGAAAACCTTTACAGTGACAGTCAATGCCAGTCTAGTGAGTACTCCCCCAACAACAGACCCCACATCTGGAACGGGCACTACCACTCTAACTGTCACCCCGATTTCGTCTATCACCTCGCTATTCAATGCAACTAAAGGTGAGTTTGTTGTTTCAGATGCTCTGTTGAGCCTGAATGAAGAAACGCTACCGTCCGGTGATTTGTTCCGTCTTCGCAACGGTACACTCAAAGCCGATACATTGCGCGGAACAGGGGTCAACGAAGCGATGTTCGGAAAAGCCCAAAATGACCAGATTAAGGGGCAGGGTAGCAATGACTGCCTCTCTGGTGGCAAAGGAAACGACCTGCTCGACGGTGGTGCGGGCAATGACCTGATCTTCGGAGATGCAGGCAATGACACGCTTGTAGGTGGAACGGGGAATAATATTTTGATTGGGGGTACAGGAGGCGATCGCATCACTACAGGTACAGGCAGCGATCAAGTTGCCTTCGCCAAGCCAATCGGTGGCAAGAATATCGATACGATTACTGACTTTAACGTTCAAACAGACCACATTGTAGTTTTAGCCGCAGGGTTTGGAGGCGGATTAGTTGCTGGGCAAGCAATCAGCGCAACTCAGTTTCGTACTGGAACAAAAGCGATTGGAGTCAACGATCGCTTTATCTACAATCGCAAAACGGGCGATCTCTTCTTTGATGCCGACGGTTCTGGAGCAGGAAAGGTGATCACCTTTACTCACCTCAAAGCCGGACTTAACTTAAGTTACCAAACCATTGTTGTTGTTTAA
- the dinB gene encoding DNA polymerase IV has protein sequence MSAVRKIIHVDMDAFYASVEQRDEPRYRGKPIVVGGSPNKRGAVAAASYEARRYGIHSAMPSRTAHQKCPHLIFVKPRFEVYRRISLQIREIFYRYTDWVEPLALDEAYLDVTQNKFDIPSATWIAQTIKQEIYEETGLTASAGVSINKFLAKVASGMDKPNGLFIIPPEEAIAFVEQLPIEQFYGVGQVTAAKMHKLGIQTGADLKQWSQSDLVRHFGKVGQYYYKIARAEDDRPVQPNRIRKSIGAENSYDPDLNSRAEIEAALEEVADTLLRRLDSQQATGRTLTLKVKYADYQQVTRSRTLLVPIRERSIVLAVAQELLATTAVEQKAVRLLGLTVSNLMGETQEQFVQLCLSI, from the coding sequence ATGTCAGCAGTGAGGAAGATTATCCACGTCGATATGGATGCGTTTTATGCCTCGGTCGAGCAACGGGATGAGCCGAGATACCGGGGCAAACCGATTGTTGTGGGCGGTTCTCCCAACAAGCGTGGTGCGGTAGCCGCTGCTAGCTATGAGGCAAGACGATACGGCATTCATTCTGCCATGCCTTCTCGCACCGCTCATCAAAAGTGCCCCCATCTCATCTTCGTTAAACCTCGCTTTGAGGTGTATCGCCGCATCTCATTGCAGATTCGAGAAATCTTCTACCGCTACACCGACTGGGTAGAGCCGCTTGCCCTGGATGAAGCCTACCTCGATGTCACCCAAAACAAGTTCGATATCCCTTCTGCTACCTGGATTGCTCAAACTATTAAGCAAGAGATCTACGAAGAGACAGGACTGACCGCTTCTGCCGGAGTTTCCATCAACAAGTTCCTGGCAAAAGTGGCTTCGGGCATGGATAAGCCGAATGGTCTATTTATTATTCCTCCCGAAGAGGCGATCGCGTTTGTAGAACAGTTACCGATCGAGCAGTTTTACGGGGTAGGGCAAGTTACAGCCGCAAAGATGCACAAGCTCGGTATTCAAACCGGGGCAGACCTGAAGCAGTGGAGCCAGAGCGATCTGGTGCGTCACTTCGGCAAAGTGGGGCAATACTATTACAAAATTGCCAGGGCAGAGGACGATCGTCCCGTGCAGCCCAACCGCATTCGGAAGTCGATCGGGGCAGAAAATAGCTATGACCCGGATTTGAATAGTCGGGCTGAAATTGAAGCGGCACTCGAAGAAGTGGCAGACACCCTCCTGCGGCGACTCGATAGCCAGCAGGCAACCGGACGAACGTTAACGCTCAAAGTGAAATACGCAGACTACCAGCAGGTGACACGCAGTCGAACACTCCTGGTTCCGATTCGAGAACGATCAATCGTTTTGGCGGTCGCTCAGGAGTTGTTAGCAACGACAGCGGTTGAACAGAAGGCAGTCCGGCTCTTGGGGCTGACGGTTTCAAACCTAATGGGTGAGACACAAGAACAGTTTGTGCAACTCTGCCTGAGCATTTAG
- a CDS encoding FG-GAP repeat domain-containing protein, whose protein sequence is MKLLKTLLSSTIAFSITLVSANLPLHAQTNLGSDWYDCTTREQFTPQKADWCNQMQQMLNASYIFAPGGRATLRNGEFVDRTNQVYVGLDNRPGQVATGDLDGDGISDIVTLLTTNTGGSSGVYSHLVAGLQRGERVVPTVPITLGDRVQVQSVRIQDRKILVDVIVHGENDPRCCPTVRVQQVYRLGLMSADE, encoded by the coding sequence ATGAAACTTTTGAAAACTCTTCTTAGCAGCACAATTGCTTTCAGCATAACGCTGGTTTCGGCAAACCTCCCGCTTCATGCCCAAACAAATTTGGGATCAGACTGGTATGACTGCACAACTCGTGAGCAGTTCACGCCTCAAAAAGCGGACTGGTGCAATCAAATGCAGCAAATGCTGAATGCTTCCTACATCTTTGCTCCCGGTGGAAGAGCGACGCTACGAAACGGTGAATTTGTTGACCGCACCAATCAAGTTTATGTGGGACTAGATAACCGCCCTGGACAGGTTGCGACAGGCGATCTAGATGGAGATGGAATATCCGATATCGTGACGCTTCTGACGACCAATACCGGAGGTTCTTCAGGTGTCTACAGTCACTTAGTCGCAGGACTTCAGCGGGGCGAGCGAGTTGTACCGACTGTGCCCATCACGCTGGGCGACCGTGTTCAGGTGCAATCTGTCCGAATTCAGGATAGAAAGATTCTGGTCGATGTGATTGTACACGGCGAAAATGATCCGAGGTGCTGCCCGACGGTACGAGTTCAGCAGGTCTACCGATTAGGCTTAATGTCTGCTGATGAGTGA
- a CDS encoding thermonuclease family protein, translating into MKFALPSWVLLLFLAGFAPRVAAQSLAPATIVSTGDGDTLRINQAGRAITVRLVCIDSPESQQPGGTEAANRLRQLLPPGQAVQVRSVETDRYGRLVAEIYRNGRSVNLQMVQEGMSVVYRQYLSGCAATQNQYLQGEAAARAARRGFWAQSNPTMPWDWRQGQRPNSSNPPVQSVPSRPIQSIPSARPTPAQPAANLPACTNSDCDCSDFASQAEAQRVFNLFPGDPFRLDGDGDGRVCEGR; encoded by the coding sequence ATGAAATTTGCCCTCCCGTCCTGGGTTTTGCTCCTGTTCCTTGCTGGCTTTGCGCCTAGAGTTGCTGCCCAATCTCTTGCCCCTGCAACAATCGTCTCAACCGGAGACGGCGACACTTTGAGGATCAATCAGGCAGGGAGAGCCATTACAGTTCGCTTGGTCTGTATTGATTCTCCAGAATCTCAGCAGCCTGGAGGGACTGAAGCCGCAAATCGCCTGCGGCAACTTCTACCGCCGGGACAAGCGGTTCAGGTTCGTTCAGTTGAGACAGATCGTTACGGCAGATTAGTAGCTGAGATTTACCGGAATGGACGCTCTGTGAATCTTCAGATGGTTCAGGAGGGGATGTCTGTCGTGTACCGCCAGTATTTGAGCGGCTGTGCTGCCACCCAGAATCAGTACCTTCAGGGAGAAGCCGCAGCAAGAGCAGCGCGACGAGGTTTCTGGGCGCAGTCAAACCCAACGATGCCGTGGGACTGGCGACAGGGACAAAGACCCAACTCCTCTAATCCTCCGGTGCAGTCTGTTCCCTCTCGTCCTATCCAATCCATTCCTTCTGCCCGACCCACCCCGGCGCAGCCTGCTGCAAACCTGCCTGCCTGCACGAATTCTGACTGCGATTGCTCTGACTTTGCATCGCAGGCTGAGGCACAGCGAGTGTTCAATCTGTTTCCCGGTGATCCGTTCCGGCTGGATGGAGACGGGGACGGGCGCGTGTGTGAGGGACGGTAG
- a CDS encoding GIY-YIG nuclease family protein → MVERAESDAHYVYIVRCANGSLYTGYTKNIEARIAAHNGGKGGRYTKAHRPVELLASWKFQTKRQALQIEYCIKQLPRQKKLKLVQQLDIPKWL, encoded by the coding sequence ATGGTTGAGCGAGCTGAATCTGATGCCCATTATGTGTACATTGTGCGTTGTGCCAATGGTTCTCTGTACACGGGGTACACCAAGAACATCGAAGCACGAATTGCTGCTCATAACGGGGGGAAGGGTGGACGATACACCAAAGCACATCGTCCTGTCGAGCTGCTTGCTTCCTGGAAATTTCAAACGAAACGACAAGCCTTGCAGATCGAATATTGCATTAAGCAATTGCCCCGTCAGAAGAAATTAAAACTTGTTCAACAGCTTGATATTCCTAAATGGCTTTGA